In the genome of Pectinophora gossypiella unplaced genomic scaffold, ilPecGoss1.1 Pgos_57, whole genome shotgun sequence, the window ATGGAGCTGTCGCTGTGTAGGCTGCGTAGAAAGACAGCCATTCTGTGTGAGATCCACTGTATGTTGGAAGCTCGAAGGTGCTGCGCGGTGTAGGACACGCTGATCGCGCAGCTAACGTGATCGCTTGTGCTAACTGTGTAATTTCTATCGATGGTTGTTTGGCGATCGCATGTTCTCCCGCCGTGACGGGAGTTGAGATGCATCCACCTTGTGTAGTGGGTGCTGCTATGCTGTGTTTTGCTCCCTTGTTTATAGGTGTCGCGGGAGGGGCCTGACTGTGTTGAGTTTGCGACGGTTTTTCTTCTACTGTGGTTCTGTATTCACCCGTTATAGTTAAGGGTGCTATGTTGGCGGGCAGCGGGAGGGCCAGCGTTGAGTGCTGGTCCACCCACGTCTTTGTGCGTGTGCGTACGTCGCTCACACTTGCTATCTCTATGTCTGTGTCGTCGTCGGATTCTTCGGCTAACGTAGCGACGCGTGCTGCTGCCAGTTCGACTTCTTTTTTCAGGAGTTCCTCTTTTGCTTTAAGTAAGGCTAGGCGCCGTTTCTTTGAAGCTGTAGAGTGTGGCGCTGATGGGGCTCTGACCACCGATCCAGGTCGTAACGTCTCGTTCTGTACGCTATCTTCTGTGTTGGATTCCCCCGTAGTCCTATCTGTATCGTCTGTTGTGCCCGTCGTCGTCGTTGTGGTGCCCGAGCTGGTCCCAGTAGTAGTAGATGTTTCGGTACTACCACCACCAGGCTGTTCTGTAACCAGCGGGGCTGCTGTATCTATTCTATCTGTGACGGCGGCGGCCGCGACTGCGGGAGTTGCTGTGTTGGTGACCGGTGGGTCTTCTGTTGATGGCCGTTCCATCTCTGTCGACTTCATACTCCTGGTTTTCATACTGTGTCGTGTCTGGCTGTTGTCCAGACACTCCTGTATCCCGGCTGTTACCCGGGATTTGACTATACCCGGCTGTTATCCGAGTTGTACTATAGGTTTTCCGACTGTTGTTCGGAACTATGTTTTCGATATCCGACTGTTATTCGGAATCTTCTATGTTCTATCCGGCTGTAATCCGGAATCTTCTATGTTCTATCCGGCTGTAATCCGGCACGAAGGACCAATGTACGGGACTGTAAACCGCACGCTATGTTCTATGGGATGCtggttctaaataaaaacaactatttaagATTTGTTTCTGTACAGTTGTGtctgtacctaagctatgttgtGTAAGGTCCTATTGCGACCTTCCTAAAAATAAACCTCGAGTTGCGAGGTGTGCGAATTGTGTGTGTTTTCGACGCCGTCTCGCCCCAGTCATATACGATTTTACGGTTCGCAACTAGTGGGCCTTGCGCGCATTAAGACGAGACGGGCGGCGCCGCGAATGAGGTGAGTGTAATTTTattggaaaaataataatatcacatacaatcgttatcacaatattttcttaattatacttatttaactatctatatctttatttcaaatctaagctatttacaataatttgttaaactatGAAATTATGAGATCGTTCTGGGCGTCGTCCGGCACACTTACAGCCTTATAATTGTTGAGAGAAATTAGATTCAAATTCTCTTCCATGTCCCCCCCATTGTCCTCTTCGCTTGAAGGCTCGGCGATGACGTCACCGAAGTAAAAACTCCTCCGTTCTTTGTTTTGATACGTTGGCCCTCCTTGGGAATCCAGCCCTCCTTGCCTAGACGTTGGTCCTCCTCCCTCCGGGCAAACTCGCCTCAGATGACCCGACCGCTGGCACTTGCTACACACGTACTCCCGGAACCGGCAGATGCTGTAGTTGTGGTTTGTGGCTCCGCAGGCTCCGCAGGCGACCCGCCGGggcgcgcccgcgccggcaGCCCCGCGCCTGCGCGGCGGCCCGCCGCGCCCCGCAGCTGGCGCGAGCGCGTGTACCGCGCAAGAACTACTCGGCTCCGCTGTCGGTGTCCCTTCCACCACGGCCGCGTCCCTTTCAGCCGCTTCTAACGAGCTCGCTAACTGCACCGCCTTCATGAATGTTATCGCATCATCCTCCGCAAATAACCGCTGTCTCATTACGTCACTCCTCAACCCGCATATGAACTGGTCGCGCAAATTGTCGTTCAAATTATTATCAAATTTGCAGTTCCGCGACAATTTCTTCAATTCCGCTACATACGTGGAAACGTCCTCGCCGACCCCCTGACGTTTCTGTCGGAACCGGTACCTTTCAGCTAACGTTGACGGCGTCGGTTGCAAATGTTGACGCATCAATATGTCAGCTTGACTGTAGGTAAGGTCTGAAGGCTTCCTCGGGCTGGCAAGGTTGACCAGGAGTTCGTAGGCTTCGTCCCCCATCGTAGCAATCAAAGTCGGTAGTTTCATCTCGTCCGCGACCTTATTGACCTTGAAATAACTGTCCAGCCTGTCCACGTATGAAGACCACAGTCCCGAATGCACgttaaattcatttattcttCCGATCGACATTGTTCGGATTAAATAGCGCAcgcgtaattattattttttttattaacctgCCGTGCCGCCACTGAGGTATAATAAAGGAAACACACGTAACGACCGTATAGCGGTTTATTGCAGACTGCTACCAACGTATCCAAGCTTACCCTCTAACACAAtcatcatctatacttataataaatctgtagagaggtcaattctgtacattaaatattttttcaaaataactatcagggggtgataagtagtcgatactgatgccaaaaatgcaatcagtaaaatttttgtctgtctgtctgtctgtctgtctgtctgtctgtctgtctgtctgtctgtctgtctgtctgtatgttccttatagaaacaaaaactactagacggattttaatgaaacttggtacaattattcttcacactcctggactggttatagtatacttttcatcacgctacaatcaataggagcagagtagtgaagggaaattcttttgtatgaaaaatctaaaccactcaagttagacgtttgaaatttggcatgcaggtaccttagataccgtagaggtgcactaagaaaggaattcccgaaattcctacgggaacgggaattagcgggaaaatccttttgtattaaaaatctaaaccactcaagttagacgtttgaaatttggcatgcaggtacct includes:
- the LOC126381492 gene encoding uncharacterized protein LOC126381492; protein product: MERPSTEDPPVTNTATPAVAAAAVTDRIDTAAPLVTEQPGGGSTETSTTTGTSSGTTTTTTGTTDDTDRTTGESNTEDSVQNETLRPGSVVRAPSAPHSTASKKRRLALLKAKEELLKKEVELAAARVATLAEESDDDTDIEIASVSDVRTRTKTWVDQHSTLALPLPANIAPLTITGEYRTTVEEKPSQTQHSQAPPATPINKGAKHSIAAPTTQGGCISTPVTAGEHAIAKQPSIEITQLAQAITLAARSACPTPRSTFELPTYSGSHTEWLSFYAAYTATAPSYSDQENLVRLRKSLKGMAKETVESLLMYNANPTDVMKTLQLRFGRPDAIATPSSTASELYRASATQPKKYAYLRRGWYDFAAEQSEDDADLLKLARFLEREAERCGPYAQPERDTASSQTQRTAPGAVQIRKQTQQRTYSTTEKDKTACPVCDKTGTRR